In the genome of Candidatus Nitrosotenuis sp. DW1, one region contains:
- a CDS encoding PEFG-CTERM sorting domain-containing protein, whose protein sequence is MSTLYTVIALFAILATGVNVAPAFAQIVDAITVTTDQESYNDGDLISISGQVRERLSGYPVTLQIIAANGNLVTVEQLDVSEDNTYGTEIAAGGALWRSQGEYTIKVLYGTDTRTAETTFEFSGSTGQIPSGKHVPVEGNPELLVGYSITGGRIVSIAPDIPAKSLIVTIEPTSDDGGQVKLMIPREVIDARNGADGQSGEDIDFFVLVDGSEVDFDETTTASERTLTIPFEGDSSQIEIIGTWVIPEFGAMAAIILAVAIIAIVAVSARTRLSIMPRY, encoded by the coding sequence ATGAGTACTCTGTACACAGTAATAGCATTGTTTGCAATTCTGGCTACAGGTGTGAACGTAGCACCAGCTTTCGCTCAAATTGTAGATGCAATAACAGTAACCACAGACCAAGAGTCGTATAATGATGGAGACTTAATATCGATATCAGGCCAAGTCAGAGAAAGACTGTCCGGCTATCCTGTGACTCTCCAAATTATAGCAGCTAATGGAAACTTGGTAACTGTAGAGCAACTAGACGTTTCAGAGGATAATACCTATGGAACCGAAATAGCAGCTGGTGGAGCGCTGTGGAGATCCCAAGGGGAATACACCATCAAAGTACTCTATGGAACCGATACAAGAACGGCAGAAACTACCTTCGAGTTTAGCGGTAGCACCGGACAAATACCTTCAGGCAAACACGTCCCAGTAGAGGGCAACCCTGAATTGTTGGTAGGCTACTCCATAACAGGAGGCAGAATAGTCAGCATCGCACCAGACATACCAGCGAAATCACTGATAGTGACAATCGAACCTACCAGTGATGACGGCGGCCAAGTCAAGCTAATGATACCAAGAGAGGTAATCGATGCTAGAAATGGGGCTGACGGTCAATCTGGAGAAGATATTGATTTCTTCGTACTAGTCGATGGATCGGAAGTAGACTTTGATGAAACCACGACAGCGTCCGAACGCACACTGACAATTCCGTTCGAGGGAGATAGTTCTCAAATCGAGATTATCGGTACCTGGGTAATTCCGGAATTCGGCGCAATGGCAGCAATAATTCTAGCAGTAGCAATTATAGCAATAGTTGCAGTCTCTGCAAGAACACGACTTAGCATAATGCCAAGATACTAA
- a CDS encoding DNA-directed RNA polymerase subunit H, translated as MATKKSHILVPDHVYVPKHEIMTKKEAEEILKKFNCKPTEMPFIFANDPAIIGLGVKPGDMIKITRKSPTAGESIYYRYVVEV; from the coding sequence GTGGCAACTAAAAAGAGTCACATTCTTGTTCCGGATCACGTCTATGTTCCAAAGCACGAAATCATGACAAAAAAAGAGGCAGAAGAAATACTAAAAAAATTCAACTGCAAGCCAACTGAAATGCCGTTTATCTTTGCAAATGATCCTGCAATTATCGGACTTGGTGTAAAACCAGGAGACATGATAAAAATAACAAGAAAAAGTCCAACTGCTGGAGAAAGCATCTATTATCGATACGTGGTGGAGGTTTAG